DNA from Nitrospira sp.:
GGCGGATCTGCCGAACGATCTCGTCCGGCAGGAGCGAGGCATCGACTACCAAGGCATCGGCGGGCTTATCCAGAATCGCGAACCGGCCGGCCGGAAGTTCACCTTCACATATGACTTGGATCGTCTAGCAGGCTGCGGAAACATTCGATTATTGCGTCAGACGCCGCGATCAGCTCACGTGCCGTCTCGGTGTCAGAATCGCCCGCAGGATGCGCAACAAGGACGTCCAGCAAGGCCGCAGCGAGGTGCACGGCGCGATGAATAAAGATCTCCACGTCTGTGCACGCCGGCGAGACGGTGAGCCGGCAGTGTCTTAGAGGCGAATCGTCCCATTCTTACCCGCCCACCCTGAGCCTGCCGGGACAGGCTCGGTGCCCATGGCCGTACGGTGAGCGTCTGCGCGATGCGAGAACGCCGCTGGCGGACTTTTTCCGCATCCTGCTATATCTTGGAATGTACCGACGGGAGTCTCTATACCGGAATCACGAATGATATGGAGCGCCGCATGAAAGAACATGCGACCGGAAAGGGCGCAAAATACACCACGTGTCGCGGTCCGTTCAAAGTGGGCTATACCGAATAGCTCGATACCAAAGGCGCTGCATTACAACGCGAAGCCGCGATCAAGGCGATGGACCGATCCGCGAAAGTGGCACTGATCTCAGCCGTGTTATGGCCCAGCAGTACATGTGCCGCCAGGCCTTACTCCCTCTCAACCTCACGTCGCTGGCCCCCGAAATGAGTATGTCCAAAATCGAAAGATGGAAACCAGCTAAATCTTAGGAAACAATGTATCAACGACGGGAGAGATCACAAGCTGAGATCTTTGACCTCATGTTAAACAGAGAACCATTCGCGAAGTTGCCCTCGCAGGATGCCGAACGCCTCGTCCGTGCACTTTTGTAAACTTATCTTGCTCGCAATGTGTTGGTAGAGAGCAGACGACCTGGGTGAACCGGATGTCTTCAAGACTGCCTCAAAGGCTTCCTTTGGGCGCGAAGGCTTATCATTCAATTCAAAATGAAAACCCTGGTTTCGTAGCCAATCTCTGATACCTATGTCCTTCGACCAATCAATTGCTGACTTGATTGAGTTGTCAGAACCCCACACCCAAGCATCCAACTCTGGCTCAATTACTATTGCCCTTGCCGCATTGTTCCAGCACGCTCTCAATTTTTCATTCAATACATCTTCTAGGGCACGAGCACCGGAGAGCGCACTTCCGCTTCCCTCATAGTCCATCACTAGGAGAGCGTGTTTGAAGCGGTGGCGCTCCAACACCAGCATATCGACCCCAAACTTTCTAACTCCACCATCACGACCAGGATGAACACGGAATTCAAATTCAATGGGTGTGATCCCCAAAGCCTCTGGACGTTCCAATGCTCCCTTAAGTGCAAACTGAGCATTTTTATCCGCGACCAGCAGAACAAGGTCTTTCATTCTAACTGAGGATTCCTGAGGCGAATAACATACCGAAGTCAGGCTCACCCTTTTTCCAGTCTCTCAGAGCTGGATGTCGGTCGCCAGATACGATGTCTGTCGCCCCGGCCTTGTCCTTGGCAAAACAGAGAACTTCCCTTGGCTCTAACATGTTCAATGCGACGGGGCTGTGAGTAGCGACCAGCACTTGGCTACGATAAATTGATGACAAAGATTGTAGAACAGTCTCGATAGCGCGCGGATGGATACCATTTTCCGGTTCTTCTATGAGAAACGTACCTTCAAAGTCGTGTAAATAGGCTGGGATCGTCAGCGTCAGCAATCGCAATGTTCCATCCGAGACTAGCCATGAAGGTACCTTTGCACCGTTCATATACTCAATAACAAGGTATCGGTGTTTGTCTTCTTGTCGTTCGATTGAATCGACGTCTTTAATATCCTCAAGAGCGGTTCTTACATGATCTAACCATGCGCGAAAACGTTTCTGATCTTGGCGCAGATCAGCAAGGACCCAGGGCAAATTCGAACCGTCTGTCTGGAAACGCCGCCCTAATCCTGGAGGGCTCGGCTGCCTAATAATTTGACTGTTTAAGACGAACTTTTGCACCCCTTCCTCCAACATGGTACGGAACCAGGTGCTAACTGGAAAACTCTCGGCATCTGCGGGAATGTTAGCCAAAGCACTAGTTTTTCTTCCAAGCTTATAAGAAGGCTTGAAGGATTTCTTTTTACCCTCCGGATAATAGTTGTCATTGCCTCCAGGCTTTTTGCTCAACGCCATAGAGACACTTCTACTGGATCGGCAGAAAATCGATCGGATGTCCGCTTGGAAAGCAGGAAAATGATCTCTGATCTCGATCTGAGGCTCAGATTTGTCCGCTTGAAGCCACAGTATTTCATGGTCAAGGCCGATTTCATTGTTCTTCGAATCCAGCGCGATCTCAACCTCATACCTAACCCGATTGAAACGAGATTTCTCAGGGTCCATCTCTTTCTTCACAGCTGCAGGAATCTCGGCCTCAACCGCAAGTTGGAAAGAATGTCCCAATCCCATCCACAAAAGTTTCTCGAAATCGCCGCTTCTCTCTTGAATAGATCGAAGTACATCGCCTCGATTCTTCACTAAGTCGCCAAGGAATCCAATCACGTCTAGAAATGTCGTCTTGCCACTTGCATTCGGTCCCACTAAGGCGCGGAAGGGTCCTAACGATTGATCCACGGACTTGAGGCAGCGAAAGGAGGAAGCTTGAATGCGGGTAAACATGTTGGGATTATCAGGAAAAAAAGAATAAACTACAACTCTCTTTGAAAGAGCCGGAACTAGATAGTGCGAGAGAATTTCAAGCATTCTGATCGGCATTAGCTGCCGATGCGATCAGTGTTGACAGCTTCCGATCCTGCTACCTCCCGGTTTACTAACCTACTCTTGCCGCTAGGTCGGGAAATCTACTTGCTACGCCTGCTGCTGTCAACTATTTCATTAAGAGGATTGCCCAGGATTTTTGAAGATAGGACCCGATAGCGAATGGCTTTTCAATCAGCCCAGCTAAGACATGAGGAGTTTGTTACGACGGTTACCGGACGAGGTGCTTCTGAAGCCGCACTCTGAAGCGCTTAGAGAGAGGAATGGCCTCGCAGGTAACTTCTCACCCTTTTTACAACCGAGACAGTTGGGAATGCTCCCTGCGGACGTCTCACACACCTAGCTTCATCATGCGCGATCCGTGATGCTCCTTCCGATTTCCCTGCGTTCTCTCCAGAGGGCCTGCCTGCTCGGTGTCTCACTGCGCGTAGCGTTCTTACCCGCCCAACCCTCGGTCGCGCCGAGACGCGCCCTTTGCCCATGCGAGGACCTTCCGCGACCGCGCGTTGCGCGAGCCTATCACACTGTTCCTCCCAAGCCTGCTATTTTCTCTCATAGGAAGGGTGACCTGGTGGGGCCCTAACCGCGCGCATCGAGCGACCACTCTTTTATCGTGGGGGCTCTGCGAGCGAACGGGCCCTACCGAGTCGTCCTTCCTCCCTCACGTTTCCATCATCTCCAACCGCGCATCGAATTCATGCCCGCAGGCGGTGCAGCGGATACAATCGGAATCGACGGTCAGTTCGTCTGCGCGAATGCCCATGCCGCCGCAATCCGGACAGCGGGCGAGATGGACCTTCTGATCGTCGACCGTCTCGTATTGCACGCCGCGGAGACAGTAGACCGGCTTGCCGTCGAGCTGCCATGGGTTGCCCGCGTTGTCCACCACGGGAATGGCCAGGTAATGATGCTTCACGTAATCTTCCAGTTCCTGCCTGGTCGCGAACCCGGCATGGATGAGTTTTCCACTCACTGCTTCATAGAGTGCTCGTTCCTTCACCACCGCCTTGGTAGGCCCCATTTCCCACCTCCTTGGTCGCCCGGATGTTACGGTTCGCAACGAACTACTGAGCCGTTCGCCTCTTATCTACCACTCGCATGATGGCCTCACAATTCATGTCATCAGTCCCGCGGATTGCCCCCTCACCATCTCCTCGCCCCCGGTGGGGGAGAGGGGGCAGCCTCGCGGATCAATTCCACGAACATCAGACACAGGACGCTATACTACGCCTGAGTAGTACCGCAAAATGTTGGACACCGAAATCACGCCGATGATGGATCCGTCCTGCGTGACGGCCAGGTGCCGGGTCGCTCGGTCCTTCATCAGGCGCACGGCATCGATGATCGGACGATTGCCCTCAATGGCCACCACCGGCCTTCGCATACAGACCTTGACGGCGGTGGCGGGATTCAACCCGTTGGCCACCACCGCGCGCGCGAGGTCGGAATCGGTAATGAAGCCGACATAGGCACGATCGTCCGTCAGGAGCAGCGACCCCAGCTTCCATTTCTCCATGGCTTGCCCCGCTTCACGCAGGCTGGCGTCCTGAGACAGGCTGCGGATCTCGGTCGTCATATGTTCGGCGACTTGCGGACCGATGAGGACCTGCCGATCGGCCTTGGCACCTTTCGATTCGCCGGCCCGCCGGGCCTCCAATTCTGCGATGCAGCTCTCCAACACCCGGCTGCGCTGCAAGAGACGCTGCCGCTGTCCGTCCGCACCGACACTTTCCGGCGCTTCATCCGTCAGATTCACCAGGCCGGCCGCCTCGCCGAACTCGGCATACTCGTAGGCCTCCAGCAGCTCGGACGTTTCTCCGAGCAGATCCGCAATCACATGTTCCGTTTCAAGGTCGAACTCTTCCAGGCTGCGGGTCGGGTGGCCCTTGCCGAGGTAGGCGGCCAACTCGGTGAGTTGCTTGCGCAGGCGCTCGATGCTCCGGTCGAGAGAGATCCGTGCTCGCTTGGGAGACGTGCGTGTCATAGACATGGCACCTCCTCTCTGTAGAAGAACAGGGTGGGATGGCCGATCTTACCCCTCTGAATCGGTTCAGGCAAGCACTCCGACTCGGAGACGTCACCCACTCACTTGACCTCGACGCCTTCCTGGCGCATGCTTTTGAAAATGCCGCGCCCGATGCACCATGCGTGGAACGATCGGCAGGGAAGGGAATCGCCCAAGCACTTCCGACGTTGCGCTCTTCTTCAGAGGAGGACCGCGTGATGACCGTCCTGGTCCTGCTTCTCTTCTTGCTGTTCTGCCCACATCCGGCCTGGGCGGTCCCCCACTCGATAGCTGCGCGACCGGTCTCGTCGACCGGCACACTCTCGGGCAATGAACTGCTTCGCATCGGCGAGATCCACGACCATCAACATCATTTTCCCGAAACGCTGACCTATTATCAGCTTGCGTTGACGAGGTTCCGTGAAAAGAACCAACCCCGCGGCATCGCGACCGCCCTGGTAAAAATCGCCCGGGTCCATGAACGCCAAGGTAAACTCCAGGAGGCCTACACTTCCCTCCAGGAAGCCGTCCCCATTTTCGCCCGCACATCCGATCGGGAGGCCCACGCCGACGCCCTCTCGGTATTCGGGCGTGTGGCGGCACGGCTGGGGAACCGTGAGGAGGCCGGCAGCGCACTCCATCAGGCCGTCACCCTCTTCGAGCGCGCCAACGAGCGACGGGGATGGAATGAGGCGCTGGTTCAATTGGGATTGCTGGAGGTGGACGAGGGCCGGACCGACGAGGGCCTCTCATTGTTGCAACAGGCAAGGCGGGAGGCCGGGGTGCGGCGGGATGCCGAACAACAACTTGCCGCGATCACGGCGCTGGGGGATGTCCATTGGCTGTTGGATCGACCGACCGATGCACGCGCCTATTATGATGAGGGGCTCAGACTGGCCGAGACGGAACATCGGATGCCCTTCGAAGCCAAGCTGAGACTCCGGTTGGCGCAGATGGACCATGCCGACGGGCAACTCAGCCAACGCATCGCCTTGGGAAAACGTGCGCTGCTGCTCTCACAAACCCTGCGCGATCCCGTGACCGAGGCGACCGCTTGGGCTCTGCTGGCCGACCTCTATCGACAGACGGACCGGAGTGCCGAGGCCGAGGAGGCCGAACAGCGCGCACTGGCGATCTATCGTCATCGTGAGATTCTGGTGCATGGCGCCCGTTAGGCAGGATGCTGAAAACCCTATCGGGCTCCTCTCGTCGCCCGCCAGGCAATTCCCGCCCCCATCAGCAGCATGATGGTCGAGAGCAGATAGGGTGCGCCGGGAAGGTGCAGGTCGGCTTGTGGACCAATGAAAGCGGCGAAGGTTTGTGCGAACAGGCTCGGGCCGATCAGGCCGGCGATGCCGGTGAGGCTGGCAATGGCGCCCTGCAACTGCCCCTGTTCGGACGGACTCACGCGCCTGGTCATGAAGACTTGCGCGGAAGGACCGGCTAGGCCCCAGAAGGCCATCACCGGAATGCCGAAACAATAGACGAGCGGCGTGGGCGCGAGCCCATAGATGGCAAAGCCGGCGGCTCCGCAGAGGAGCCCGATGAGCAGGGTACGACGCTCACCCAACCGCGCTGTGATCGGTTTCACCAACGTACCCTGGACGATCATGGCGCAGGCACCGACCGCCGCCAGCGTGAAGCCCACCGCCGACGGGCCCCAGCCGTAGCGATAGCCCAAATACAACACCGCGACGCTGGGCAACACCGCATGGGCCAGGTTCATCAGGAAGTTGGCCGTCGCCAGCCCGAAGAGTTCATGATGTGAGCGCAATAGGATCAACGCCCCCACCGGATTGGCCCGCTGCCACCGGAACGGAGCCCGCTTCTCGCGCGGGAGCGATTCCGGCAACACGAAGAACCCGTAACAGGCATTGAGCAGACTGGTCGCCGCCGCGCCCCAGAAGGGCCAGCGCGGATCGACTGCGCCTAAGAGTCCGCCCACGGCCGGCCCTAGAATAAAACCCAACCCGAACGCAGCGCCCATCAGGCCGAAGGCCGCGGCACGTTTGTCCGGCGGCGTGACGTCGGCGATGTAGGCGCCGGCCGTGCTGAAGCTCGATGAGGCGATGCCCGAGATGACGCGGCCGGCAAAGAGCCACGCCAGGTTGGGCGCCAACGCCATGAGGATGAAATCGAGGCCGAGGCCAAAATTGGAGAGCAACACGACCGGCCGCCGCCCGAACCGGTCGGACAGGGCGCCCTGGATCGGCGAGCAGACGAACTGCATCAGCGCCCAGGCCGTGCCCATGAGGCCATAGATCTCCACCGCCTCCGCTGTGTCACCGCCCAGGAACGTCTCGACGAGTTTCGGCAGGACGGGAATGATGATCCCGAACGACAACATGTCGAGCACGACGGTGACAAGGATGAAGAACACCGCCGCTCGGCGCGGTTGAAGCGATGGCTGCGCCTGACTCATGGAGGGCGCCATCGTAGCAGGCTCGCGCGTCAGGCGCACAGAAAAAGCCGGCGAGACCAGTCGACAATCGCAACCGCATCACCGACCCTGGACAATATCGCGGTCGGAGCGACCGGCTCCGTCCAGCTTCACAATCTTGACGATCTGATCGTCGAGATCGACTTCAATACGCACCAGGTCCCCTTTGGCGAATGTATCGCGCTTCATGGCGCTCGACGCGGCAACGCGCAGCACCCACACCTGACCTTCCCTGGTCTTGAACGTCAGGAGCTGATTGCGGAAATCAACGGATTCAATCCGACTCATGGGAAACACCGCGGCGCTTTCATAGGCCGTTGCCGGGCCAACAGGTCCGCTCCACCACGCGAGAGTGACTAGCATGAGAACACGTACGATCATGACGATCTCCTTCCAGTCCGGCCGATATCGGCTTGCATGGAATAAGAAGACAGGTCCCAGACGCAATCCACTTCACGCCGAGTCCTGTCCCGAACCACCGCGCCATCGTACAGCGACGAACCGCCACGAACTGTCGTGGGTGATCGGATTTGCCTGCGGCGCTCAGCAGGGCAGAATGGAGCCCATCATGCTACGAAGAATTTCAGAGGGGTCGGAGCTGTCTCCGCCGTCACGCGAACCCCGGCATCGCGTGACTTCGTGCTTGCCCCGGCTCATTTTGCTTCTGGGGTGACAGGCCACCCACTCCATTCACCGTTTAGATGCGACGGGGGTTCGCACATGTTCAGGTCGAAACCCGATCCCGATAAGGCGGGCAGGAATGCGGCGCAGAGGGGGAAAGCGGGTGAGGAATCGAAGCGGGAGCGGGGGCACGAGCGGCCCCTCGTCACCCAGCACCCGTTTGATGACGCGATTCTGGATGAACAGCTGCATGCGCTGCGTCACCCTGGTCGGCCGATCACGACGCATCTGCACCATGTGGAGATCATCCGATGTCAGCCGGCCGTCACGCAGCGGAACGGCTAAGAGATTGGCCGCCGCGACCGCATCTTGAATGGCAAGATTGATTCCGACGCCTCCGACCGGAGACATCGCATGGGCTGCATCGCCGATGCAGAGCAGACCGGGACGCGACCACTGACGCAACCGATCCACCTGCACGGTGAGCAACTTGACCGGCTCCCAATCCTGCAACTCACCGACCCGATCGGCAACGAAGGGTGCCAGTTGCGCGAGATTTTCGCGGAAGGCCGGCAGCCCCTTTCCCTGCAGCTGATCACGCGATCCCTTTGGAATCACGAACCCGCATTGCCAGTAGTCTCCCCGGTTGAGCATGATGAAGATCCGCCCCCGGTCGAACCGGCCGATCGGATCTTCCGGATCGCCGGCCCGTCGTGAGAGGCGGAACCATAAGACATCCATCGGCGCCCCGAATTCCTCCACCGACAAGCCGGCTGTGGTGCGGACGACCGAATGCCGCCCATCCGCCCCCACGACCAGATCGGCACGCACCTCTATCCGACCCTCCGAGGTCTCCGCCTTCAATCCGACGATCCGGCCGGCCTTCTCGATCAGGCCCGTCACCTCGGTCTGCATCATCAGGCGAAAGGTCGGAAAACGCGCCGCCTCAGCGGCGAGAAATGTGAGGAAGTCCCATTGCGGCATGAATGCGACGAAGGGACAGTGGGTCGAGAGCGATGAAAAGTCCGCGACGGTCAGGGCCAGATCACCGAATTGCACATTGATCCGTGAGACTTTCTGATGTGGCAGAAGGAGCAGCCGCTCCAGCAATCCCAGCTCGTACATGACCTCAAGCGTGGAGGGATGGATGGTATCGCCGCGGAAGTCACGGAGAAAGTCGGCGTGTTTCTCCAGCACCAACACATCGACCCCGGCGCGGGCGAGCAGCAAGCCCAGCATCATCCCGGCGGGACCGCCGCCGGCAATGCAGCAACGTGTCGAGGTAGTCTCCATCGCCAACTCTCCCGTTGGTCGTCATGAGGGTGACCGTGAAAGGCTACGCTTTGTGCGCCGATTCGACAAGGCTCTGCCTCCGACGACTGTGGGGACTGCGTCACGCTCTGTGAGGTTTTTGCGACGGGAAAAATTTGCCTAGAGGCGATGTGACGGCAGACGAGGTTCATTTCCAGCCGTCAACTGCGTGATTGATTGAAGATTTCGCTGCATCCGGCACCGTCCATCGACTTCAGGCACCTAGGTATGGCGCTTGCTCTCTTCGCTGATAGACGAAGAGGAGAACGATCATGCACGACCCCGCGCTCTGGGCAAGTTGGTATTTCTGGCTGCTGGCCTTTCCGGCCCTGGTCATCGGCACCCTCATCCGCGACTGGCTCGGGCGCCGGAGGCTGGTGCGGTTGCGAAAGCGGCCTTAGGACTTGTGACGAGGCCGTTTCGTGCCGGGTACTCCGGCGCGCCCATGCAATCCGTCAACCTGTATCGACCTAAGCACCGACTGACTGTTCCCGCCTAAGCCACACCGAATGTTTTGCTCGGCACTCCTCCGCGACTGCCGGTCCGCCCGCGAACTTCATGCGCCCTTCCGGAGCGCTGCCCAATGTTTTGATCGATCTGCCTTGCGAATCCCCATGAGCCGATCGTATCTGATGCGATACGGATCTGTATCCGATGGGATACCGGTTTACATAGGGACCATACCTCACCGATGTGATCGAACGCCCAAGCGCTTGTTCCTCATGCAGAGCCCCCCGTACCTGTTACGGCGCGGAGGTTACCGTGATCCCACGGAGTAGAGCTGCATACACAACTATGGCCGTTCCCGGTGTCGCGTAACCCCGAGCCTCGCTCATTGCGACAAGGTCGATGCGGAATGAAAAGGAGGTCGTGATGATCGAAGTTTCATACAGCCTCACGCCCGGCAGCCGCCCGACGATGACGCGCGTCCTCTATCTGCATGGTGGCTTTGTCTGGATGTGTTCCTCCTCCGCCCCATGAGTTCGTGCCGGAGGACCGGTCGGCGAAGCCGGACAGGCCGTGCAGGGCCCGCGCCAAACGAACGACGAAGAGATGCGCGATGTCGGCGGAATCTTCGGCTCGTCCGCAGAATCCGTCCGAGCGCATCGACCTGGAGAAACTGCGGGCGCAGGCAGCCACCGGCCCCTATTTTACCGACGCCTTTTCGATTTTGGACTAGAACGAAGGAATCGATCGGAGACAACCACGATGTGAATGGCTGGCCCCGATTCGGTACCTACCCTTATTTCGCAGGAATCGGGGGAATGTCGCCGGTCCCGCCGTCGGGAAGCTGCAATGTGATGGAGAGCGCTCGCCCATCGCCGTCGATTTGCGCTGAGATCTTGTCGCCGGTTTTCAGTCGCCCGGCCGTACCGCTGATTTTTGTGTCGGCGGTCACCAGCAGGCGCGCTTCCCGACCGGACATTTCTTTCACGATGAGTTCCTCGCCCTCCCAGTACAGCACATCACCCTTGACCACAGTGGCTGCGGACGGCTGGGAACCCTCTAACGCTTCTGCCGGAATGATTGCGACAAAGATGAGGTAAAACGCGAGAAGCAGTGCCATCACCCAACCCTCCCACTATACTTAATTTATGGGCTACTGGGCGCCTCTGTCAATCGGGAATACGTCACGCGCTCACAGAACATCTCGCTCGCATCTCAGTGGGCATAGTCACGTTCACATCCAGACGTCCAAGGCGATATAAAATCACTTCGCAGACGTTCCCTTTCATAAAGAGCGCGTCTCGGCAGATCGAGACCTTGACGTACATACATATCGTATGTACAATCTCGCCGTGAGGCTCTAAATGGGACGAAGCCAAACGAACAGCGAACATCGCCGAGCACGGCATCGATGTTCTGGACGTGTCGGAAATCTTCACCAGCCTGATGCTGGTGGGACCGGATGTTCGGAAGAACTACGGCGAAACCAGGAAGATCGGCTTCGGATTCATCCGCGGACGGCTTATGGCGGTCGTGTTTACAGAGCGGGCCAAGGTCATTCGCATCATCTCTGCACGAAAGGCGAACAGACGTGAAGAAGCACAGTATCAAGAAACGGTCGCGGACGAATTGGGCAAGAATTGACACGCTCAAGAACAAGGAGATCGATACCTCCGACATCCCGGAACAGGGGAAGGCATTCTTCAAACGTGCAGTGCTACGGCTTCCCGAGCCGAAGGCCACCGTCACCATCCGGTTGGATCGTCAAGTCCTGGACTGGTTCAAAGCAAAGGGGCCTGGCTACCAGACGCGCATCAATGCGCTGCTGCGGGCCTATATGGAAGCGCACAAATCGTGAGGCGTTTTCACTGACGCCGGCGTTGAATAATTTGGAGGGCGTGGAAAACTTCGGTGAAGCAAACGACGGAGTGCCGGTCGTTGCAATGGTGGATGGCAAGACCCAACCCTATCGTTTCACGCCTTCCATTGCCGCCGCAGGTCGGGAGGGTAACCTTTTCATTCTCATCCTCATCCCCCAACCCAGCAGCCAAGTGGAATACAACGACATCTCCGCGCAAATTCTCACCTCCCGATCCCATTGAGATCCTGAACACGAGTACGTACCGCGCAGGACGCCGCCTCGCGTACAGGAATCGAACAGGAGCATCGAACGTCCATACCGCCAGATTTTGCAATGTTGGATTAGGACAGACTCCTAATCGGCAAGACCCGACCTCTAATTTGACGAGCCAATGTCGATGCCTGCTAGGGCTTTACCCAGTAGACCTTGAACATCTCGACAGTAGGATTGATTGCACATCCGTCACCCCTTTCAACGTAACACCGCACAATAGGAACTGCCTCCATGGATCACATAAACGGAACAATTACCGTCCAAGATAAAACGATTCAACACAGTGTCTGCCTCCTTGAACGATTACTGCGGTATTATCGCCCCCTCGATTTTGGCATCCGGTTGTGGGACGGCAGGACTTGGCATCCTGAAACCGGCATTGCCTCCAAATTCACGCTCATCATACGGCATCCCTCCTTGCTGCGGAAAATGCTATGGAAGGTGAATGAACTCTCATTGGCCGAAGCCTTTATCTCGGGTGAATTGGATGTCGAGGGCGATCTCGAACAGGCCGTTCCCCTCGCTGAATACCTCATCCATTCCCATATGACGTGGGGAGATCGGCTGCGGTTTGGCTTAAAGTTACTGAGTCTGCCTTTGTGTAGATCCTTCAATACCGACTGTCTCGCCGCAACACTGACCGGGGCCTATCACTCATTAAGCCGCGACAAACAAGCCATCGCGCATCATTATGATCATCCCGCAGAATTTTACGCCACCTGGCTGGACCGGCAGATGGTGTATTCATGCGCATACTTCGCCTCTACTGATGACCTGGATACAGCACAGGCACGAAAACTGGATTACATCTGCAAGAAGTTACGCCTGCGACGTGGTGAACGATTGCTGGATGTGGGATGCGGCTGGGGAGCACTCATCCTCCATGCCGCTCGGTACTATGATGTCTATGCGTGTGGCATCACCTTGAGCGCGAGGCAGGCAGAATTCGCGGATTCATTGATTAGAAAGTATAGCCTCACGGATCGATGCCGTGTGGAACTCTGCGATTATCGTCAAATGAACAGTCTCGGCGGATACGATAAGATCGTCAGTGTCGGCATGATCGAACATGTTGGAGAGGCTCAACTCCCAGTGTATTTTCGCCATATCTCCAATCTCCTTAAACCGGGCGGCACCTTTCTCAATCATGGTATTGGTCTTCGGTATGGGGAACGCCGCGCATTTGGCCCTTTTGTGAATAAATACATCTTCCCTGATGCCGAGTTGGTTCCCATCTCGACCACAATTGGTCTTGCTGAGGCCTCCGGCTTTGAGGTGAGGGATGTCGAGTGTTTGCGGGAACACTATGTGCTCACTCTTCGACGGTGGAGACAACGCTTGGAAAGCAGCATTCCGAACATGAACGATCTCATGGATGAGTCCACATGGCGACTGTGGCGGCTGTATCTCGCAAGCGCCGCACATGGCTTTGCGACAGGCCGGCTCACTCTCTATCAAACGTTGCTTTCCAAAACGCAGGAAGGATCGACGGATATGCCTTTAACGCGGGACGACTGGTATGGCACTCCCTCCGTCCATTGACTAAAGCGTTTGACGACCGCTACCGCGGTGCATGACTATTTTGTGACCCACAAAGCCCGTGGCAGCGTGGCACGAATGAACATACAAGCCGCTTGCTGCGGCAGTATTTTCCGAACGGTGCCGACCTGTCACGTTACTCTCAGGCCAACTTGAACACGGTTGCGTTACGCTTGAATCAACGCCCGAGGGAAACATTGGAGTATCAGACCCCAGCGGCTATATTGGAGGCGGCTGTTGCAACCACCGCTTGAACCCACCGCCCGGTCTTTGCCAGGGAGCCGCGATGAAGTACGGGTTCATTCAGGCCCATGTATAGAACCTAGTTTGAATTTCCTTCCGCACCTACCAAATCTGCTATGTCAAACTGAGTTGAGCGGCCAAGGCCTGGACCTCCTCCTTCTCCATTGTTGGGACCTTTCTGGATAAACGCCATGCTGTGATAAAAATGGAGGCTGACGATATGGGTGTCGGTGTAGGTGGGGTGATAGGCTTGTGTTTCAAACTCTGAATAATTCAAGCCATCCACAAGCCGCTTTAGAAATCCCATGCTGGTATCTGCACTGTCCAGTT
Protein-coding regions in this window:
- a CDS encoding CBS domain-containing protein, encoding MSMTRTSPKRARISLDRSIERLRKQLTELAAYLGKGHPTRSLEEFDLETEHVIADLLGETSELLEAYEYAEFGEAAGLVNLTDEAPESVGADGQRQRLLQRSRVLESCIAELEARRAGESKGAKADRQVLIGPQVAEHMTTEIRSLSQDASLREAGQAMEKWKLGSLLLTDDRAYVGFITDSDLARAVVANGLNPATAVKVCMRRPVVAIEGNRPIIDAVRLMKDRATRHLAVTQDGSIIGVISVSNILRYYSGVV
- a CDS encoding putative MFS-type transporter, which encodes MAPSMSQAQPSLQPRRAAVFFILVTVVLDMLSFGIIIPVLPKLVETFLGGDTAEAVEIYGLMGTAWALMQFVCSPIQGALSDRFGRRPVVLLSNFGLGLDFILMALAPNLAWLFAGRVISGIASSSFSTAGAYIADVTPPDKRAAAFGLMGAAFGLGFILGPAVGGLLGAVDPRWPFWGAAATSLLNACYGFFVLPESLPREKRAPFRWQRANPVGALILLRSHHELFGLATANFLMNLAHAVLPSVAVLYLGYRYGWGPSAVGFTLAAVGACAMIVQGTLVKPITARLGERRTLLIGLLCGAAGFAIYGLAPTPLVYCFGIPVMAFWGLAGPSAQVFMTRRVSPSEQGQLQGAIASLTGIAGLIGPSLFAQTFAAFIGPQADLHLPGAPYLLSTIMLLMGAGIAWRATRGAR
- a CDS encoding FAD-dependent oxidoreductase — encoded protein: METTSTRCCIAGGGPAGMMLGLLLARAGVDVLVLEKHADFLRDFRGDTIHPSTLEVMYELGLLERLLLLPHQKVSRINVQFGDLALTVADFSSLSTHCPFVAFMPQWDFLTFLAAEAARFPTFRLMMQTEVTGLIEKAGRIVGLKAETSEGRIEVRADLVVGADGRHSVVRTTAGLSVEEFGAPMDVLWFRLSRRAGDPEDPIGRFDRGRIFIMLNRGDYWQCGFVIPKGSRDQLQGKGLPAFRENLAQLAPFVADRVGELQDWEPVKLLTVQVDRLRQWSRPGLLCIGDAAHAMSPVGGVGINLAIQDAVAAANLLAVPLRDGRLTSDDLHMVQMRRDRPTRVTQRMQLFIQNRVIKRVLGDEGPLVPPLPLRFLTRFPPLRRIPARLIGIGFRPEHVRTPVASKR
- a CDS encoding Cyclopropane-fatty-acyl-phospholipid synthase; the encoded protein is MDHINGTITVQDKTIQHSVCLLERLLRYYRPLDFGIRLWDGRTWHPETGIASKFTLIIRHPSLLRKMLWKVNELSLAEAFISGELDVEGDLEQAVPLAEYLIHSHMTWGDRLRFGLKLLSLPLCRSFNTDCLAATLTGAYHSLSRDKQAIAHHYDHPAEFYATWLDRQMVYSCAYFASTDDLDTAQARKLDYICKKLRLRRGERLLDVGCGWGALILHAARYYDVYACGITLSARQAEFADSLIRKYSLTDRCRVELCDYRQMNSLGGYDKIVSVGMIEHVGEAQLPVYFRHISNLLKPGGTFLNHGIGLRYGERRAFGPFVNKYIFPDAELVPISTTIGLAEASGFEVRDVECLREHYVLTLRRWRQRLESSIPNMNDLMDESTWRLWRLYLASAAHGFATGRLTLYQTLLSKTQEGSTDMPLTRDDWYGTPSVH